From Denitrovibrio acetiphilus DSM 12809, the proteins below share one genomic window:
- a CDS encoding TetR/AcrR family transcriptional regulator translates to MEKTKETKRKLLDAACCVFREKGYDKAKVSDIVAIANVAQGTFYLYFKSKKDCLNILAEELLGSFMRELRAETETMDNSSIHRVVQKMADAIEKHKEIAAIVHFEQANMEERISVLHKTLYSEKMQMVRNALRKRHNDERTVIAKTALIDALFKQYLLGQIYIQNPVFKTDRGELNEMLNVVIEEVVLK, encoded by the coding sequence ATGGAAAAAACAAAAGAAACGAAAAGAAAATTACTGGATGCTGCATGTTGTGTCTTTCGTGAAAAGGGCTATGATAAAGCGAAGGTTTCAGACATTGTTGCTATTGCAAATGTGGCACAGGGAACGTTCTATCTGTACTTTAAATCAAAGAAGGATTGTCTCAATATCCTTGCAGAAGAACTTTTGGGAAGTTTTATGCGGGAACTGAGAGCCGAGACAGAGACTATGGACAATAGTTCTATTCATCGTGTTGTGCAGAAGATGGCTGATGCCATAGAAAAACATAAAGAGATTGCTGCTATTGTACACTTTGAGCAGGCAAATATGGAAGAGAGAATAAGTGTCCTCCATAAAACGCTATACTCTGAAAAGATGCAGATGGTAAGGAACGCACTTCGAAAGCGACATAATGATGAGAGGACTGTCATTGCCAAAACTGCTTTGATAGATGCTTTGTTCAAGCAGTATCTTCTTGGACAGATATATATTCAGAATCCGGTTTTTAAAACGGATCGAGGGGAGCTTAATGAAATGCTGAACGTTGTAATAGAAGAGGTTGTGCTGAAATGA
- a CDS encoding class I SAM-dependent methyltransferase, with product MDSDYHLLDTGNGKRLEQFNKIRIVRAAKQADWAPSLPKEEWLAADAVFENDKWNTELKDFTVHFSDITFCLSLMESGQLGVFPEQQKNWQWLAEITQGERHHILNGFAYTGGSTLFSSNHINKVTHLDASKPAIKRAKQNLEFSFKSDNKVRFIQEDVITFMKKEVKRGKRYDGFIFDPPAFGKGGKGKTWKLSKDLPLLMELTYELAGGSPSFMLLSAHDPALDHKYLAKTIRKLCPVSAEVESGDLVMKTQNGNFMNNGYFARFIV from the coding sequence ATGGACAGTGACTATCATCTACTGGATACGGGAAACGGCAAGCGTCTGGAGCAATTTAATAAGATACGCATAGTCCGGGCGGCAAAACAGGCAGACTGGGCTCCCTCTCTGCCGAAAGAAGAGTGGCTGGCTGCTGACGCAGTATTTGAAAACGACAAATGGAACACTGAGCTAAAAGATTTCACGGTTCACTTCAGCGATATAACTTTCTGCCTCTCTCTGATGGAGTCCGGACAGCTGGGCGTATTCCCTGAACAACAGAAAAACTGGCAGTGGCTGGCAGAGATAACGCAGGGGGAGCGGCATCACATCCTTAACGGATTCGCATACACAGGCGGTTCCACTCTCTTTTCCAGCAATCACATTAACAAAGTCACACACCTTGATGCTTCCAAACCAGCTATCAAAAGAGCCAAACAAAATCTTGAGTTTTCCTTCAAATCTGACAACAAAGTCCGCTTTATACAGGAAGATGTTATCACCTTCATGAAAAAAGAGGTAAAGCGCGGCAAAAGATATGATGGCTTTATATTTGACCCTCCGGCATTCGGCAAAGGGGGAAAAGGAAAAACATGGAAACTCTCCAAGGACCTGCCCCTACTCATGGAATTAACATACGAACTGGCAGGGGGGAGTCCCTCCTTCATGCTTTTATCAGCTCACGACCCTGCACTTGACCATAAATATCTGGCTAAAACAATCAGAAAACTCTGCCCTGTATCTGCTGAAGTTGAAAGCGGTGACCTTGTGATGAAAACTCAAAACGGTAATTTTATGAATAATGGGTATTTTGCACGTTTCATCGTCTGA
- a CDS encoding response regulator transcription factor produces MNKEIRVSIVDDNIELSESLSSILRSEPGVELIDTYPNAEMALSGIADSPCDILIVDINLPGASGIELIQQLVSRQIETQFLVYTIHDGNEYLFKALKAGASGYILKGTPAIQITNSVRLLHDGGSPMTPSIARKVISFFQDKPFNNDENRLTKREVEVLKLLDQGFTYNEVSAELDISRNTVHTHIKKIYEKLQASGKEDALRKARYKSIL; encoded by the coding sequence TTGAACAAAGAAATACGTGTCTCCATTGTGGACGACAACATTGAGCTTTCAGAAAGTCTCAGTTCTATTCTGCGTTCTGAACCCGGAGTCGAGCTGATTGACACCTATCCAAATGCTGAGATGGCGCTATCAGGCATTGCAGACTCCCCTTGTGATATTCTGATTGTGGACATTAACCTGCCAGGCGCAAGCGGCATTGAGCTTATCCAGCAGCTAGTTTCCAGACAAATTGAAACCCAGTTTCTGGTGTACACGATCCATGACGGCAATGAATACCTCTTCAAAGCCCTTAAAGCCGGAGCGTCAGGATATATACTTAAAGGTACTCCAGCCATTCAGATCACAAACTCTGTCAGGCTTCTCCACGACGGAGGCTCCCCTATGACTCCGAGTATTGCCAGAAAAGTCATAAGTTTTTTTCAGGACAAACCATTTAACAACGATGAAAACAGACTGACAAAAAGAGAAGTCGAAGTCCTCAAGCTGCTCGACCAGGGGTTTACCTATAACGAAGTATCCGCAGAACTGGATATAAGCAGGAATACTGTCCATACTCATATCAAAAAAATATATGAAAAATTACAGGCATCGGGCAAAGAAGACGCACTTAGAAAAGCACGCTACAAATCTATTTTATAA
- a CDS encoding sensor histidine kinase yields MPALQFPPYALLLLISAVITIGLGIYGLTKAKNKVSLYFGLAFFTAGFWPLMYGIELMIADTDIIRVITTYKVIPIQFFPPFIVAMLYHLLKHKAPPRWMTISLYSFLVIQVTVMLTNNHFFPIWESAEIITTEEGFNLSILVPGIWLKFTTSFYHNAFYIFLSVLTAKAIITHKQPYKNQFVIILTTLIIGSALSTLYTFRIVSFGDYNPIPGTLSIISSLYAYAIFRYNLMDIIPYARESVFDLIDSAVLIVDEQYRLIDFNPSARTLLRFRTDMIGKDILETFKTLNLDWKKLADDDTVTIETRWGTGINHKFSVLKQSIQKDSLRGYIIIFNDITTQVDAIQTTHEREIVTYKENILGDMHDGIGGVVAAAALLAASALEEDDPEQKNIKIKHIAMLLENGSFELRSMLNILDKDNIDWKSLVSDMRNYSTTVLESKSINRKFTVNGLPYRHPIDFNIYLSIFRLFKEIIANIIKHSHAKNVDIELYFNEAEIQIQLKDDGIGIEEKRNAGFGLKNMHKRVESLKGKLEITSQNGTTVNIYIPVHDYYTEEGLTR; encoded by the coding sequence ATGCCTGCACTTCAGTTCCCGCCATATGCACTCTTACTGCTCATATCCGCAGTAATTACAATAGGTCTCGGCATATATGGACTGACGAAAGCAAAAAATAAAGTCTCTCTCTACTTCGGGCTGGCATTTTTCACTGCCGGCTTCTGGCCTCTTATGTACGGAATAGAACTTATGATCGCAGACACGGATATTATCCGCGTAATCACAACATATAAGGTTATTCCGATACAGTTTTTCCCGCCTTTTATCGTCGCAATGCTGTACCATCTTCTTAAACATAAAGCGCCACCAAGATGGATGACCATATCTCTTTACAGTTTTCTCGTCATACAGGTCACTGTAATGCTCACTAACAACCACTTCTTTCCCATATGGGAGAGCGCAGAAATTATCACAACAGAAGAGGGGTTCAATCTCTCTATTCTTGTCCCTGGAATCTGGCTAAAATTCACCACTTCGTTTTATCATAACGCATTCTATATTTTCCTAAGCGTCCTGACTGCCAAAGCCATAATCACACACAAACAGCCATACAAAAACCAGTTCGTAATTATCCTCACCACTCTGATAATAGGCTCAGCACTCAGCACTCTGTATACCTTCCGGATTGTTTCATTCGGTGACTACAACCCAATCCCCGGGACATTATCAATAATAAGCTCTCTCTATGCATATGCAATATTCAGATATAACCTGATGGATATAATCCCCTATGCCAGAGAAAGCGTGTTTGATCTCATAGACAGTGCTGTTCTCATCGTTGACGAACAGTACAGACTTATCGACTTTAACCCAAGCGCCAGAACTCTTTTGCGGTTCCGAACTGATATGATAGGAAAAGATATATTAGAAACTTTCAAAACTCTAAACCTTGACTGGAAAAAACTGGCAGATGACGATACCGTTACTATTGAAACAAGATGGGGAACAGGAATTAATCACAAGTTCAGCGTTCTGAAACAGTCAATACAAAAAGACAGCCTCAGAGGCTATATAATCATCTTTAACGATATCACAACACAAGTTGATGCCATACAGACAACTCACGAAAGAGAGATTGTCACCTATAAGGAAAACATTCTGGGCGATATGCATGATGGTATCGGAGGCGTCGTGGCAGCAGCAGCTTTGCTTGCAGCTTCAGCTCTGGAAGAAGATGACCCCGAACAAAAGAATATAAAAATAAAACACATTGCAATGCTTCTGGAAAATGGAAGTTTTGAACTCCGGTCAATGCTGAACATTCTTGATAAAGACAATATCGACTGGAAATCACTCGTTTCCGATATGCGTAACTACAGCACTACCGTTTTAGAATCCAAGAGTATAAACCGTAAGTTTACAGTTAACGGCTTACCGTACAGGCACCCGATTGATTTCAATATTTACCTTTCCATATTCCGGCTGTTCAAAGAAATTATAGCGAACATAATAAAACATTCACATGCTAAAAATGTCGACATTGAGCTTTATTTCAATGAAGCAGAAATACAAATCCAATTAAAAGACGACGGAATAGGCATTGAAGAGAAGCGAAATGCAGGATTTGGACTTAAGAATATGCACAAAAGAGTCGAAAGTCTTAAAGGGAAGCTTGAAATTACTTCCCAAAATGGTACAACTGTAAACATATATATCCCGGTACACGATTATTATACAGAAGAAGGACTTACACGTTGA
- a CDS encoding TolC family protein yields MKKFLIAVIILLPAIVFARNYQIGVVASSSFQFAAESIELEIGRLIAGNNSADVNAYIYEPSVPVTKLAETIKEANSHSDILILIGEVAAGRTIGLKNLKPTVAVFSTKAPAGASFTYTITSDIDYNEEFTVFRKLFRYKNLKVLTSGYASCSSAMCKSGVDEIIGSVEVPYEIVSAEDLSGVDISTYFDKGDVALVMEQPQMTENEYKSLLERLANAGVRTFSFGGYRDAELGVIAVNARDKGYVKTARTAAVAVSEIIAGQKGGQLKVNRTKGLVINMAPAALTGFYPDRHYIRSEEIINYDKTIIFDKYIGYKEALLQAVKRNEDVATGRIDLETAREMVKMSESAFRPTLNLSAGFSQIDDDRARISQGTSPERTGSVSVALQQIIYSEEVFSLKDQAVYNAKAMESLSRQAELDVLQAAAKAYLQVLLAKTYVNIAQDNLETTKYNYDLAKNRDVAGAANPAEIPRWEARIALSKIDVVNALNTHKSAMTELARIISEDIDGTYNLEPVTLDSDYSILSSFKGSMNILDRADVFDRFKKTMTDAAVENSVELASLEYLTGAADRSVLTAERKFYLPTVTAGGEYKRFVMKDGEASDTAPGWYDDTEWNVGVTASIPIYEGGRRSAQLSIEKTAVRKLYHEKAKAVKLVRQRMITALENARAAYDSFSLANESAVAAAKTLKIVSDLYSRGAVSITELIDSQNAKLNADMNTASSQYSFMERIVDVERAYGCFFAFAPDDQCEKLVTILKNSSK; encoded by the coding sequence ATGAAGAAATTTCTTATAGCTGTAATTATACTGTTGCCGGCTATTGTGTTTGCCCGCAATTATCAGATAGGCGTTGTTGCCTCATCAAGTTTTCAATTTGCTGCTGAGAGTATAGAGCTTGAGATCGGAAGGCTTATTGCCGGAAATAATAGTGCAGACGTTAATGCATATATATACGAACCGTCTGTCCCGGTTACAAAGCTTGCTGAGACTATAAAAGAAGCTAACAGCCATTCAGATATACTTATACTTATCGGTGAAGTGGCAGCAGGGCGTACTATCGGCTTAAAAAACCTTAAGCCCACTGTGGCTGTTTTTTCGACAAAGGCTCCTGCTGGAGCATCCTTTACGTATACTATAACATCAGATATCGATTATAACGAAGAGTTTACAGTGTTCAGAAAGCTTTTCAGATACAAAAATCTGAAAGTTCTTACCAGCGGTTACGCTTCATGCAGCTCTGCCATGTGTAAGTCCGGTGTTGACGAGATCATCGGTTCTGTTGAAGTTCCGTATGAAATTGTTTCTGCCGAAGACCTTTCCGGTGTTGACATCAGCACGTATTTTGATAAAGGCGATGTAGCGCTGGTTATGGAACAGCCCCAGATGACCGAGAATGAATATAAAAGCCTTCTGGAAAGACTTGCCAATGCAGGGGTGAGGACATTCAGCTTTGGGGGCTACAGAGATGCCGAGCTTGGCGTTATAGCTGTTAATGCAAGAGACAAAGGGTATGTCAAGACTGCAAGGACTGCCGCTGTTGCTGTTTCCGAGATAATCGCAGGTCAAAAGGGTGGACAGCTTAAAGTGAATCGCACAAAAGGGCTTGTGATAAACATGGCACCGGCAGCTCTCACCGGTTTTTATCCGGACAGGCATTATATACGATCTGAAGAGATAATTAATTATGACAAAACTATAATTTTTGATAAGTATATAGGTTACAAAGAGGCGCTTCTGCAAGCTGTGAAAAGAAATGAAGATGTGGCTACTGGCAGGATAGACCTTGAAACAGCCAGAGAGATGGTGAAAATGTCTGAATCCGCATTCAGACCAACTCTGAATCTTTCTGCCGGCTTTTCCCAGATAGACGACGACAGGGCGAGAATTTCACAGGGGACAAGTCCGGAGCGTACAGGAAGTGTTTCTGTTGCATTACAGCAGATAATATATTCTGAAGAAGTTTTCAGCCTGAAAGATCAGGCAGTTTATAATGCAAAAGCGATGGAGTCACTTTCAAGGCAGGCTGAGCTTGACGTTTTGCAGGCGGCGGCAAAAGCATATTTGCAGGTTTTACTGGCAAAGACATATGTAAACATTGCGCAGGACAATCTTGAGACTACAAAATATAATTATGACCTTGCCAAAAACAGAGATGTCGCAGGGGCTGCAAATCCGGCAGAAATCCCCAGATGGGAAGCACGGATCGCTCTTTCCAAAATAGACGTTGTAAATGCCCTGAACACTCATAAGAGTGCCATGACAGAGCTAGCCCGCATTATAAGCGAGGACATAGACGGCACATATAATCTGGAACCTGTGACTCTTGACAGTGACTATTCTATTCTCAGTTCTTTTAAGGGGAGTATGAATATTCTCGACCGGGCTGACGTGTTTGACCGCTTTAAAAAGACGATGACAGATGCCGCTGTAGAAAACTCTGTAGAACTCGCATCTCTCGAATACCTTACAGGTGCCGCTGACAGGTCTGTGCTTACTGCTGAAAGGAAATTTTACCTTCCGACTGTGACAGCAGGCGGAGAATACAAAAGGTTCGTGATGAAGGACGGTGAGGCATCAGACACTGCCCCTGGTTGGTATGACGACACGGAATGGAACGTTGGTGTTACTGCCAGCATACCCATATATGAAGGCGGGCGGAGAAGTGCTCAGCTCAGTATAGAAAAAACAGCAGTGAGAAAACTTTACCACGAAAAAGCAAAAGCGGTAAAGCTTGTCAGGCAGAGGATGATAACTGCTCTGGAAAATGCAAGGGCAGCATATGACAGTTTCAGCCTCGCCAACGAAAGTGCAGTTGCAGCGGCAAAAACTCTGAAAATTGTATCTGATCTGTATTCGAGGGGGGCTGTTTCTATAACCGAACTGATAGATTCCCAGAATGCAAAACTCAATGCGGATATGAACACAGCATCAAGTCAGTATAGTTTTATGGAAAGGATTGTAGATGTTGAGAGAGCATACGGATGCTTCTTTGCTTTTGCTCCTGATGACCAGTGTGAGAAGCTTGTAACAATATTAAAGAATTCGTCAAAATAA
- a CDS encoding efflux RND transporter periplasmic adaptor subunit, which translates to MFRKILIIISIAIFITACGDDEAAGFDPAKHVRPIKTYKVTSVKRMDVRTYPGKIRAGKKVDTSFILSGSLVVLNVKEGDYVEKGSLIAKLDDASYKHNLNTIKAQVEEATLAFQRAKKLWISNAISKADYDKAKSAYDVLQSQKELAEKSLRDTSLYAPFSGYIAKRYVDNFQTVSAGAPIASVQNIKEIEVVVNIPESLIMNSSQNLDYKAYAVFEVPFNKQYEMELKEVGTEADPVTQTYPVKFIMPSPDEITVLPGMTVAAKIVVSESYDEGEFEIPESAVFSDSSGKIFVWVLDENMTVHKREVKTDGLKNNSVLVLGGLKEGEEIASAGIQHLVEGLEVKRFEKPENLK; encoded by the coding sequence ATGTTTCGTAAGATATTGATAATTATTTCAATTGCTATTTTTATCACAGCTTGTGGGGATGACGAGGCAGCCGGCTTTGATCCGGCAAAGCATGTTCGACCGATAAAGACATATAAGGTTACATCAGTGAAAAGAATGGACGTCCGTACATACCCCGGTAAGATCAGGGCGGGAAAAAAAGTCGACACATCTTTCATTCTGTCCGGTTCTCTTGTGGTTCTGAATGTTAAAGAAGGGGATTATGTTGAGAAAGGGAGCCTCATAGCAAAGCTTGATGATGCCTCTTATAAGCATAACCTTAACACGATAAAGGCTCAGGTTGAGGAAGCCACGCTTGCTTTCCAGCGGGCAAAAAAACTTTGGATTTCCAATGCTATATCAAAAGCGGACTACGACAAAGCAAAGTCTGCTTATGATGTTTTACAGTCTCAGAAAGAGCTTGCTGAAAAGAGTTTGCGTGATACGTCGCTTTATGCACCGTTCTCGGGGTATATAGCGAAGAGATACGTAGATAATTTTCAGACAGTGTCGGCTGGGGCTCCCATTGCCAGTGTTCAGAACATCAAAGAAATTGAGGTTGTTGTTAATATACCCGAAAGCCTGATTATGAACTCAAGTCAGAATCTTGATTATAAGGCATATGCGGTGTTTGAAGTACCTTTTAATAAGCAATATGAGATGGAGCTTAAGGAAGTTGGTACTGAAGCTGACCCCGTTACGCAGACATATCCTGTTAAGTTTATAATGCCGTCTCCTGATGAAATTACTGTTTTACCAGGTATGACTGTAGCGGCAAAAATAGTTGTAAGCGAAAGTTATGATGAAGGTGAATTCGAAATACCCGAGAGTGCGGTATTCAGTGACTCCAGCGGAAAGATTTTTGTTTGGGTGCTGGATGAGAATATGACTGTACACAAAAGAGAAGTCAAAACAGATGGACTCAAAAACAACAGCGTGCTTGTGCTTGGTGGACTGAAAGAAGGTGAGGAGATCGCTTCAGCAGGCATTCAGCATCTTGTAGAAGGACTCGAAGTTAAACGTTTTGAGAAACCGGAGAATCTTAAATGA